In Trichocoleus sp., the DNA window TTACTGGGGCGATCGACTCCTTGCCCTCTGGGAAGCCGCAGAACCGCATCGCCTGGATCCCTACACCCTAGAAACGATCGGCATTGACTATCTCGACGGCATTCTGCGACCTGGTGACGCATTTGCAGCACATCCCTGCATCGATCCGGCTTGCGAGATGGATAATGGCGAACCTTGTCTGGTGAACTTCTCCGTTAAGCCAAATGGGCTCTCCAGCACCATCACGATCTATGAACTCGATCCGGCGGGCAAGCTGCTGCGGAAACATGCCCATACGGTTCCCGGTTTCGCCTTTATGCATGACATGGCGATTACGCCAAACTACTGCATTTTCTTTCAGAATCCGGTGAGCTTTAATCCTCTACCATTTATCCTCGGTTTTCGAGGGGCAGGGCAGTGTATTGAGTTCAAAGGCGATCGTCCCACGCAGGTGATTATTATTCCTCGGAATGGCAAGGATCCATTGCAAACGATTTTGCTGCAATCTGGCTTTGTTTTCCATCACGCTAATGCCTTTGAGCAAGACGGCGACCTGTTTGTCGATTCCATCTGTTATGACGCCCTCCCTAGCGTTGATGCTGATGAGGACTATCGCGAAGTCAAGTTTGATCAACTTGCACCAGGACAGCTCTGGCGCTTCCGGTTTGACCTAAAAGCTGAAACGGTCGATCGCCAATTGCTTGAAAGCCGCTGCTGTGAATTCCCTTCGCTCCATCCTGATTGCGCCACGCAGCCCTATCGCTATGTTTATATGGGAGCCGCTCATGCCCCCACTGGCAATGCCCCCCTGCAAGCGATCCTCAAAGCTGACTTAACCACGGGCGATCGGCAGCTCTGGAGTGCAGCCCCCACTGGATTTGTCGGTGAACCGATTTTTGTGCCGCGTCCTAACGGCGACTCAGAAGATGATGGCTGGCTTCTCACACTCGTCTTTGATGCCAAACGCGACCGATCGCAAATCGTCATCCTTGATGCCAAAGATCTGAGCGAACCGATCGCCCGTCTTCATCTCAAACATCACATTCCTTATGGATTACATGGAACGTTTACATCGGAATGTTTTTTGCCGCAAGGTTGATGACCATCGACGGTGAGTCCTGCTCTAGTCGCGCTCTGATGCCCCAAAAACTCGCTCCCAGGTCTGCTGAAAACCAGTTGGGTCAAGCTGTCGCCAAATTGTCATTCCAACAACGCCTGCGATGAACAGAAGGGAAGCGAGTCCAATAGCGACTGTCCAAGTCCGGCTTGATTTGCGTCTAGCAGGTTCTTGTGGGGCATCAGAATATTCGTCGTAGAGCAGTGCCCTGGCAGATTCGGTCAGTTCAGTTTCCTCGCTGTTATCAGGTAGTGGGGGAATTTGGGGTTCGCTCTTGGCAGGGCGGGATTCATAGACGTGGGGCGATCGATTCACCTGACAGTGCATCAGGACGATCGACGCATTATCATGTCCGTTTTGTTCATCTGCCACCGTTACCCAGGCTTGCACCGCTTCTTCTAGCGACAGCTTGCCCTTGATCACTTGGGATGTGATTGATTCCCAGGCTTGTTCAACGCGCTGATTGTCACTTAGCCCATCAGAGCAGAGCAGCAGCAACCCATCTTCCTCAACAATGAACCGCTGAACGTTGATATGCAGCGTATCTGCATCGCGAGTTCCAAGTGCCTGAATAAGTGCGCCTGCATCCGATCGCAGCGATGCCTCCTGATAAAGACTCCGCCCTAGCCGCACCTCTCGCCCAATCACATCATCATCCACCGTCAAAAGCTGGCAATTTTCTGACGTCAGCCAATAAGCCCGGCTATCGCCCACATGAACAAGATAGAGTTCATGACTGGTTCCAATTGCATTGGGAATTTTTTGGGGAATTTGCAGAGCCATGACAAGTGTCGTACCCATGCGCTGCCGCAGCTCTCGTCCCTGAGCATCATTTTGGGCAGAAATCTGATTATTGACGATTCGCACAACTGAAATGAGCTGATCACAAATGACCGGAGGCGGCAGCGGCTCATCTTGATTTGCCAATTCAATCAGTAATGTTCGGAGCAGGGACTGGAGCGATCGTAATGCCAACTGGCTGGCGACTTCCCCCCCTTCATGCCCACCAATTCCATCACAAACAATCCCCACATAGGGCATTAGCCCGTCATTCGTTGGCAGCTGAAACTGATCCGGGTAGCAAACATCCTCGTTGTGGGTTCGCTGCGGTCCTGTTACTGTTGCCCCTGCAATCGTTAACTTAAGCGGCAGTTGTGCTGCCTGTTCCAGCAAGAGTGCATTGAGTTGATTGGCAACGGTTTGATAACCTGTCTCCTGATGCCCGATCGCCTGCATCTGCTGACAAACCTCCCGCAATGCTTCTCGAATTTGCGGCTGTGCCTCACCAAGCCAGAACAACCAGAGCGTAGCCAGGTCTTTGAGAGAGGGCTGAGAAGTTTCTGTTTCTACGTCCTGTTCCCTCGGCTGTTCGCCTGCTTCGTCGTCAATCAATTCACATAAGCGCACCAGCCATCCTTCAACCCGCAAATTTGGGGCACTGAGCAGACTACGAGCAACTCCGGCTTCAGAGAGCGGTTGCCAGAGTTGGAGGATTTGCCAGAGCCAATAGAGTTGACGGGCAGGCGCGGCGGTTGACCACTGTGTTTCGATCGCAGGCAGTAGATTTCCTTGCGCGTCGATTGGCACATGATCGAGCAGGAAAATGGGCGATCGGGTTTTGCCTTGGGCGTAGAAGCCGTAGAGCCCCGGCAGATGAAGCCGATAGGGGTAGAGGGTCAGATAGGGCTGGGCGGTGTCTGGGCGATCGTCTAGTAGATCGGGCGGGAGTCCCGGTTGACTATCCAGCCAAATTTGGGGATGAAGAACTGCATATCTGCCGCCTATGGTTGTCCCAACTGAAATTTGGGCGGCTTCCTGTCCTACTGCCCAAAGGTGACGGTAAAGCAGGGGCGTCTGACAGCGATCGCACACTTCCTGCCCCATGGAGTTAGTAGGGTACAGGCATTCCGGATTAGGACATTGGATTTGCATGGATAGACTGTTCATGGACTCAAGCCGCAAAACTTAACCCTTAAGATAAGCTGACTAGGCAGAAAAATCTCGTGAGGCTAGGATAGGTGTGGGTTCATGTATAGCGTGTGATCTCTGCTCTGGCAAGCTTTCCTTGCAACAATTCTTAGATTTCTCTACATTCTGGTTGCCGCATCCGCTTCTGCTTATCTTTTGTTAAAAATCATGTCTTTGAGCATTCCCGTACTATGGCTGATTGCAGGTGTAATTCTCTGCATTCTGGAGTTTATCTTGCCAACCGCTTTTGTTGAATTAACGATGGGCATCAGTGCCATTGTGGTGGCTTTATTAGCGCAAGTGATACCCCAGTTGAGTATTCAGGTGATTCTCTGGTTGGTGCTCTCGGTGTTGTTGACCGTTGTACTGCGTCGAGTTATGCCAAAACGAATGCCGCGCATTATTGAGGATTCGAGAGAGGCAAAGACCTTGACTGAAATTTTGCCCGGGCAAACGGGACGAGTGATTTATGAAGGGAATTCCTGGCAGGCTCGCTGTGGAGATGAGCATTTAACAATCGCACCAAATCAGAGAGTCTATGTAGTCGATCGCCAGGGGACAACGTTGATTGTGCTGCCAGAAAATTTATTGCGCCCCTAATTGATTGAGCTGGTGTTCTGTTTAGCGTTTCTGTCTAGCGTCAGTGAGCGACTGAATAAAACAGGGCACTCTAAATCAAATGAGTTGGTGTATGGGTTGAGGGGAAATTGAATGAATGCAGCTACCTGGAAGATTGTTTGTGTTTTTAATGCAGGCTTTGTTCTACAAATCGCCCAATCTTCAAAAGGTTTAATTTACCCCAGTAACTTGTTTTTCTTTTGGCTAATCACTGGCGTTCTTTTGTCGATCGCCGAATTTTTTGTTTTACAAAAACAGGAAAAACGGTATCGCTATATTGCACTTAGTATGGCAATTCCTGCTTGGATTGTTGCGTTCGGCTTGCTGCTCAATCGAGTCGTCGTTAACTTTAATTTACAGATTTTATGCTGGATGGGGATGTCAGTGATTGCCGCGCTCTGGGGACGATCGATCTTACTGAACCCAGAACCAGGAGGAGACGATCGGTCTTGAGTTGACTGCCGTTCCGAAAAATTTCTGACCTTCATTGAAGTTTCAAGAGATTCGGCTTGGGGTGTATGTCAAGTAAGTACAGCTTGGATGCAAATATCACGCTTGTACAGATGAAATACCACGCTTATTGAAGAGAATACTCGATCGCAAGTTGGAGAAATAAACAATGGAAGCGTTTTTTGCCTTTGTGGTTTTGGCGTTTGGTGGCGCAAGTTTGGCAGGTTCAGTTCGCATTATCAATCAAGGAAATGAGGCACTGGTTGAGCGGCTTGGCAGCTATAACCGCAAACTGGGTCCGGGGTTGAATTTTACGGCTCCCTTCCTCGATCGCATTGCCTATCAGGGCACGATCCGGGAAAAGGTTCTGGATATTCCCCCGCAGACCTGTATCACAAGAGATAACGTGTCGATCGCTGTGGATGCAGTGGTTTACTGGCGGATTATGGACATGGAGAAAGCCTACTACAAGGTGCAAGATCTCCAATCGGCAATGGTGAATCTGGTTCTGACGCAAATTCGCGCCGAGATGGGCAGGCTTGAACTCGATGAAACTTTTACAGCGCGGTCTGAAATCAACGAGCTGTTGCTGCGCGATCTAGACATCGCCACTGACCCTTGGGGTGTAAAAGTGACTCGGGTCGAACTGCGAGATATCATCCCTTCCAAGGCAGTGCAGGAATCAATGGAACTGCAAATGTCGGCAGAGCGACGCAAGCGAGCATCCATTTTGACTTCTGAAGGAGAGCGAGAATCAGCAGTGAACTCTGCGAAAGGCAAAGCAGAAGCGCAAGTTCTGGATGCAGAGTCACAGCAAAAAGCCACAATCTTGGGAGCCGAAGCGGAACAAAAAGCTGCCATTCTTCGGGCTCAGGCTGCTCGTCAGGAACAGGTTTTGAAAGCACAGGCAACCGCTGAAGCCCTACAAATCATTGGCAAAACGCTGCAATCTGACCCCAATGCCCGTGAAGCGCTGCAATTTCTCATGGTGCAAAACTATATGGATATGGGCACTAAGATTGGCACAAGTGACAGCAGCAAAGTCATGTTCGTTGATCCGCGCAATATTACTGCGACTGTAGAAACCATTCGTACCATGATCAACGACGAAGGGAATGGCAAAGCCTAGTTAAGCCGCTAATTAAGCCAAAAGCCAGAATAATCTGGATAGAGGGGACAGGTATTGACTTGTCCTCTTTTGTTTATCCCCTGAAGGCAACAGCCCTCAACAGTAAAATCAAAGAAAATCAAAGAACTTTGAACTGCTCAGCTTCTCCGCTTCAGAAGTGGGAGCCAGGGAAGACCGATCGCATTTGTTACTGCTAAACCAATCTTCTAAACGTGATCAATCATCACACTAACTCTAATATTGAAATAAAAATAGATCTTAAGAACCATGAGGCAAAGCTTGACTTTTGTTAGAATTGCTCAAGCAATTTCAAAAAAATAAAAAATACTCGATTATTGGAAGATAGAGGCTCGTATGGAATATGCATTCGAGATCGTTGGAGTATCTCCAGTTTTGTCTTTTTTTAATCATCAGCTTTACGCCGAGAGGAAGCAAGGTGCAGAGTATTTAGGAACGTATCAATGCACCCTGGACGCAGTAATTGAATCGATCGAAACGAAACCTTTGCGTCATGAGTGGCGGCTCGATCGCGTTGTTGATACAGTAATTCGTTTTTGGTTCAGTAACGCAGAACAAATTCAATATTGGAAGCAACGATTAGCAGACGCTGGAACTGAAAATTTATTGATTGCAAGAGTGGCAGACCTAGAAGCTTTACGGGCTGAGTTTGAATTTTTGCTAGATGACTAAACGCTAAATTCAATCTTTTTTGAGGTCTAATGACTAGCGTTATCAAGCCCAAACTTTAAGCAAATGGGAGAAAGAAAGCGATCGTTTGAGTGTTAGCCTACATCACTGCCCCGATCGCCTTGCAAGGTGTCTTCAGTTTCGTAAACTGGCGTTTACAGGCTTAGTATTCCCACCCTTCTAGAAGGGCTCACATTTCCTCTGGAAGAATTCCGCAGCCAAGTTGAACGACGAGCGGGAGAACTCAGAGGAAATCGATCGCTTCTGCCTGCCTGAAATGCTGGGAAACTTGTTAACGTAATAGCGGCAGGGGATGAAGGTTCATTCCTGAACGTGCAACCTAAGGAGATGACTAATGCTGGAGCTATACCAGTTCGAGCTATCCCACTATTGCGAGAAAGTGCGGCTGATCCTGGATTACAAAGGACTGCCCTACCGCAAAATTGACGTAACCCCCGGTATTGGGCAACTTGATATTTTTCGCCTATCCGGGCAGCGACAGGTTCCGGTGCTCAAGGATGGTAACGAAACGATCGCTGATTCAACCGCAATTGCTTTTTACCTGGATCAGAAATATCCTGATCGTCCTATCATTCCAACGGATCCACAACAGCGAGCGCTCTGCCTGATCATGGAAGAATGGGCAGATGAATCGATCGGCATGAACTCTCGGAAGCTTTTACTCGGTTCGCTGGGCCAAGATCCTGGCTTTCGCAGTGCGGTTTTACCATCGTCTGCGCCAAGCTTGCTCAAGAATTTGGTGGAATCTGTGCCACGGGAAGCATTTGATCTGCTGGGTCTGGGCGGTGGATTCGGTGCCGATGCGGTGAAATCTGCTCGGAAAGCAATGCAGCAAAACTTAGAAGCATTGAGCCTTATTCTCAGCGACAAACCTTATCTGATTACTGACCATCCCACCCTGGCAGATTTTGCGGTTGCCGGACTGACCATGTACGCCAAGTTCCCGATCGGTGCGTATCTGGAACTGCCAGAGGCATTAAAGGGCAAAGGAGCGGCTGATCTGATTAGTGATCCTGCTTATAAACCCTTCTGGGATTGGCGCGATCGGCTCTACGCAGATTATCGGAAGCTACCACTGACAGCGAGTTCTGCTTCTGGTTCCTCGACAGGTCCAACTTCAATCAATATTGATTAGACAATAATTTGATAGGATGTCAGCCACATTAAACCTTGGGAATTAGCCAGAGTCCCCCAAAACTGGGGGATTAAGCGATTGCCCTTGGGATTGGATCAGTCTACTTAGGTTCGTTTTGCTTATCTTGTTGTGCTTTCAATCGGAGGTGTTTGCCGCCGTAGCCGAATCAGATTGCGATTCTGGTGCGGCTCGCCAAACAACACTACAGAGCAAGTAATCTCGCGAATTGCAATATTGGTGACATCGCTCAAAATCAAATCGCCTGCAATGTTATCTCGACGACGCACATTTCGCATGATAACAAGGTCATATGACTTTGACTCTGCAACGATCGCGCGTCCCACTTCATCAGAAGTGACAACTTTAATCTCTGAACGGACAGAGGGTGCAAATTTAGACACTAGCTGAGAGAGCTGAGATTTGATCCAGGTTGAGCGAGTTGGGGCAGAGAACCGATCGCAAACATGCAATAAAGTAACCTCAGCGTTGTTTTCATCTGCCAAAATTTCAGCCAACAGCAGCATTTGCACTGCTTCACGACCAGGATTATCGATTGGGACAAGAATTCGCTGAATATTGGTTGGAGAATCCAGTAAACGGGTAATGGCAACGGGACAATGAGATGACCAGAGAACCCGATCGATCACGCCGCCAAAAACACGGGCACGAATTCCTCTGGCTTTACCCCACCCCATAACCACCAGACTAGCGTGTTGTTCTCGGCTGGCACGACTGATACCCTCAGCAACATTGTTGTCAATCCGCAAGATAGGTTCTGTCTTTGCGCCCAAAGTCTCTGTTAGCTCTGTGGCTTTAGCAAGGAGTGCTTCGCTACGTTCGATCGCTTCTTGAAGTTCTGGAGCATCCATATGAACGTGACCAGGGGCGATCGAGAGTGGCACAATGCGACCAGACTCATGCTTGGCAAGCAGGGCTGCCATTTCTATCAGATGCCGCTGAGTTTGAGGATTATAAACAGGAACAACGATCGTTAATCTGTCTCTTGCTTCTGGATCTTGCGCCCATTCCTCGAGCGTATCTTTGTCTTCTAAATCCTCTAAGCTGGCTACGGTAGGTGTGAGTCCGCTGGCAGCACGAGCCGTGATGATTGGTCCGAGCGTTGCTGTCACGATCATTAAAACAATGACGCTATTCAAAACGCCTTCTGTCAGCAATCCGGCTCGATATCCAACAAATGTTGCGGCTAAGGTTGCAGCAACCTGCGGTAAGGAAAGCGACCACATTGTGATGCCTTCTCGCCAGGTGTAGCGATAGAGAAATTGAGCAAAGATCGCCGCCAAAAATTTACTGCCAATTAAACCAGCAACGATCGCTAAGGTCAGCTCAAAGGCAGAAAGGCTTTTGATAAAGCCCGGAATATTAATAATGAGTCCTGTGTTGACAAAGAAAATGGGGATAAATAGGACTGTCCCCACAAAGATAATCTTGTCTTTGAGCGGCCCATGCTCAACCACACTGTTGACTGCCAGACCTGCCAGGAACGCCCCCACAATCTTCTCTACCCCAATCAGTTCAGCTCCGAGTGAGGCAATGAACACAACCAGCAGCACAAATAGAAATTGATTTCCTTCTTCGTCACCCGATCGCTTGAAAAACTCTTTCCCTAGCCAGCTAAAGCCAAACAGAATCAGCGCCG includes these proteins:
- a CDS encoding carotenoid oxygenase family protein, translating into MQLQNNSSIAQQPAYKLEEWQRGYRSLSQEYDYWIDEIEGQIPLDLNGTLFRNGPGLLDIKGDRFHHPFDGDGMISAVVFQNGRAFFHNRFVRTQAFLEEQQAEKILYRGVFGTQKPGGWLKNFFDFRLKNIANTQVLYWGDRLLALWEAAEPHRLDPYTLETIGIDYLDGILRPGDAFAAHPCIDPACEMDNGEPCLVNFSVKPNGLSSTITIYELDPAGKLLRKHAHTVPGFAFMHDMAITPNYCIFFQNPVSFNPLPFILGFRGAGQCIEFKGDRPTQVIIIPRNGKDPLQTILLQSGFVFHHANAFEQDGDLFVDSICYDALPSVDADEDYREVKFDQLAPGQLWRFRFDLKAETVDRQLLESRCCEFPSLHPDCATQPYRYVYMGAAHAPTGNAPLQAILKADLTTGDRQLWSAAPTGFVGEPIFVPRPNGDSEDDGWLLTLVFDAKRDRSQIVILDAKDLSEPIARLHLKHHIPYGLHGTFTSECFLPQG
- a CDS encoding PP2C family serine/threonine-protein phosphatase is translated as MNSLSMQIQCPNPECLYPTNSMGQEVCDRCQTPLLYRHLWAVGQEAAQISVGTTIGGRYAVLHPQIWLDSQPGLPPDLLDDRPDTAQPYLTLYPYRLHLPGLYGFYAQGKTRSPIFLLDHVPIDAQGNLLPAIETQWSTAAPARQLYWLWQILQLWQPLSEAGVARSLLSAPNLRVEGWLVRLCELIDDEAGEQPREQDVETETSQPSLKDLATLWLFWLGEAQPQIREALREVCQQMQAIGHQETGYQTVANQLNALLLEQAAQLPLKLTIAGATVTGPQRTHNEDVCYPDQFQLPTNDGLMPYVGIVCDGIGGHEGGEVASQLALRSLQSLLRTLLIELANQDEPLPPPVICDQLISVVRIVNNQISAQNDAQGRELRQRMGTTLVMALQIPQKIPNAIGTSHELYLVHVGDSRAYWLTSENCQLLTVDDDVIGREVRLGRSLYQEASLRSDAGALIQALGTRDADTLHINVQRFIVEEDGLLLLCSDGLSDNQRVEQAWESITSQVIKGKLSLEEAVQAWVTVADEQNGHDNASIVLMHCQVNRSPHVYESRPAKSEPQIPPLPDNSEETELTESARALLYDEYSDAPQEPARRKSSRTWTVAIGLASLLFIAGVVGMTIWRQLDPTGFQQTWERVFGASERD
- a CDS encoding NfeD family protein, which gives rise to MSLSIPVLWLIAGVILCILEFILPTAFVELTMGISAIVVALLAQVIPQLSIQVILWLVLSVLLTVVLRRVMPKRMPRIIEDSREAKTLTEILPGQTGRVIYEGNSWQARCGDEHLTIAPNQRVYVVDRQGTTLIVLPENLLRP
- a CDS encoding SPFH domain-containing protein codes for the protein MEAFFAFVVLAFGGASLAGSVRIINQGNEALVERLGSYNRKLGPGLNFTAPFLDRIAYQGTIREKVLDIPPQTCITRDNVSIAVDAVVYWRIMDMEKAYYKVQDLQSAMVNLVLTQIRAEMGRLELDETFTARSEINELLLRDLDIATDPWGVKVTRVELRDIIPSKAVQESMELQMSAERRKRASILTSEGERESAVNSAKGKAEAQVLDAESQQKATILGAEAEQKAAILRAQAARQEQVLKAQATAEALQIIGKTLQSDPNAREALQFLMVQNYMDMGTKIGTSDSSKVMFVDPRNITATVETIRTMINDEGNGKA
- a CDS encoding glutathione S-transferase family protein; the encoded protein is MLELYQFELSHYCEKVRLILDYKGLPYRKIDVTPGIGQLDIFRLSGQRQVPVLKDGNETIADSTAIAFYLDQKYPDRPIIPTDPQQRALCLIMEEWADESIGMNSRKLLLGSLGQDPGFRSAVLPSSAPSLLKNLVESVPREAFDLLGLGGGFGADAVKSARKAMQQNLEALSLILSDKPYLITDHPTLADFAVAGLTMYAKFPIGAYLELPEALKGKGAADLISDPAYKPFWDWRDRLYADYRKLPLTASSASGSSTGPTSINID
- a CDS encoding cation:proton antiporter, with amino-acid sequence MHLEPLVSFALLLAVILIVPICFERLKLPGLLGLLVAGVVLGPNGAKLLHNDSETLQLLSDIGLVYLMFVSGLEVDLQQFRAVKHKAAGFGFLTFAIPLITGVIIGRMFGFDWNPSFLIGSLLASHTLLAYPIVSRLGVVNNEAVTITIGATIFTDVGSLLVLAICIGINKGDFTVFSLAGLLLSLLIYSALILFGFSWLGKEFFKRSGDEEGNQFLFVLLVVFIASLGAELIGVEKIVGAFLAGLAVNSVVEHGPLKDKIIFVGTVLFIPIFFVNTGLIINIPGFIKSLSAFELTLAIVAGLIGSKFLAAIFAQFLYRYTWREGITMWSLSLPQVAATLAATFVGYRAGLLTEGVLNSVIVLMIVTATLGPIITARAASGLTPTVASLEDLEDKDTLEEWAQDPEARDRLTIVVPVYNPQTQRHLIEMAALLAKHESGRIVPLSIAPGHVHMDAPELQEAIERSEALLAKATELTETLGAKTEPILRIDNNVAEGISRASREQHASLVVMGWGKARGIRARVFGGVIDRVLWSSHCPVAITRLLDSPTNIQRILVPIDNPGREAVQMLLLAEILADENNAEVTLLHVCDRFSAPTRSTWIKSQLSQLVSKFAPSVRSEIKVVTSDEVGRAIVAESKSYDLVIMRNVRRRDNIAGDLILSDVTNIAIREITCSVVLFGEPHQNRNLIRLRRQTPPIESTTR